From a single Sinorhizobium sp. RAC02 genomic region:
- the cyoA gene encoding ubiquinol oxidase subunit II, whose protein sequence is MPTSFSLARLSIILPLMLLTLSGCNMVVMSPSGDIAAQQRDLIVISTILMLIIIIPVILLTVYFAWHYRQSNTAAKYDPEWHHSTGLEVIIWSAPLAIIIALGAITWVSTHKLDPYRPLDRIDAARPVTDAVKPITVEVVALDWKWLFFYPDYGIATVNEMAAPVDVPINFKLTASSVMNSFYVPALAGMIYTMPGMQTKLHAVINKQGEYEGLSSNYSGDGFSHMRFKFHGLDQAGFDQWVARVKQGGTMLNRDAYLKLEKPSIKEPVRYFSSVEGGLYEAVLNMCVRAGQMCMKEMMHVDMMGGGGLESHENKAKLEHDNRHADSAGGHTEEAAPGATFPETGNPARSEEPAEGIEDQQEEPATMNHDMHKM, encoded by the coding sequence ATGCCCACGTCCTTCAGTTTAGCCCGACTATCGATCATCCTGCCGCTGATGCTCCTGACGCTGTCGGGGTGCAACATGGTCGTCATGTCGCCTTCCGGCGACATCGCCGCGCAGCAGCGGGACCTGATCGTCATCTCGACGATCCTGATGCTGATCATCATCATCCCCGTGATCCTGCTGACGGTGTATTTCGCCTGGCATTACCGCCAGTCGAATACGGCCGCCAAATATGATCCGGAATGGCACCACTCGACCGGCCTCGAAGTCATCATCTGGTCGGCGCCGCTTGCCATTATCATCGCGCTCGGCGCTATTACCTGGGTCAGCACCCACAAGCTCGACCCTTACCGTCCGCTTGACCGAATCGACGCTGCGCGGCCCGTCACCGACGCGGTGAAGCCGATCACTGTCGAGGTCGTGGCGCTCGATTGGAAATGGCTGTTCTTCTATCCGGACTATGGCATCGCCACGGTCAACGAGATGGCGGCACCGGTCGACGTGCCGATCAATTTTAAGCTCACCGCATCCTCCGTGATGAACTCGTTCTACGTGCCAGCCCTTGCCGGCATGATCTACACCATGCCCGGCATGCAGACGAAGCTGCACGCCGTCATCAACAAGCAAGGCGAGTACGAGGGACTGTCGTCCAACTACAGCGGCGACGGCTTCTCCCACATGCGCTTCAAGTTCCACGGACTGGATCAGGCGGGTTTCGACCAATGGGTCGCCCGGGTGAAGCAGGGCGGAACGATGCTCAACCGCGACGCCTATCTGAAGCTCGAAAAGCCGAGCATCAAGGAGCCTGTGCGCTACTTCTCTTCCGTCGAGGGCGGGCTTTATGAGGCTGTGCTCAACATGTGCGTGCGCGCCGGCCAGATGTGCATGAAGGAAATGATGCATGTCGACATGATGGGCGGCGGCGGTCTCGAGAGCCATGAAAACAAGGCGAAGCTCGAGCACGACAACCGCCATGCGGATAGCGCCGGTGGCCATACCGAGGAAGCAGCACCCGGCGCAACCTTCCCGGAAACCGGCAACCCCGCGCGCAGCGAAGAGCCGGCCGAAGGCATCGAGGACCAGCAGGAGGAGCCGGCCACGATGAACCACGACATGCACAAGATGTAA
- the cyoB gene encoding cytochrome o ubiquinol oxidase subunit I, with protein sequence MFGDISLTQFIFGRLTLEAIPYHEPILVATFAVVALGGIALLGLVTKFKLWGYLWNEWFTSVDHKKIGIMYIILAIIMLLRGFADAIMMRIQQAIAFNGNEGYLNPHHYDQIFTAHGVIMIFFVAMPFVTGFMNYVVPLQIGARDVSFPFLNNFSFWMTTGGAIIIMMSLFVGEFSRTGWLAYPPLSGVDYSPGVGVDYYIWGLQVAGVGTTLSGINLIATIVKMRAPGMTFMKMPIFTWTSLCTNILIVATFPILTATLALLSLDRYVGTNFFTNDLGGNPMMYINLIWIWGHPEVYILVLPAFGIFSEVVATFCGKRLFGYASMVYATCVIMILSYLVWLHHFFTMGSGASVNAFFGITTMIISIPTGAKMFNWLFTMYRGRIRYELPMLWTIGFMITFVIGGMTGVMLAIPPADFVLHNSLFLIAHFHNVIIGGVLFGLMAGLVYWWPKAFGYKLDAFWGKMSFWFWQIGFFFAFMPLYVLGLMGVTRRVSQFEDPSLQIWFIIAAFGAGLIAIGIASFVIQLVVSFLKRDQLRCDSGDPWDGRTLEWLTSSPPPDYNFAFTPVVHDHDGWYDMKNRGYERPLTGFKPIHMPKNTGTGVILSGLSVVLAFALIWYIWWLAAVSFIGIITVSIAHTFNYNRDFFIPAETVTATEDARTKMLAERT encoded by the coding sequence ATGTTCGGCGATATCAGCCTCACGCAATTCATCTTCGGTCGGCTTACCCTCGAAGCGATCCCCTATCACGAGCCCATTCTCGTTGCGACCTTCGCGGTCGTGGCGCTCGGCGGCATCGCGCTTCTTGGCCTGGTCACGAAGTTCAAGCTCTGGGGCTATCTCTGGAACGAGTGGTTCACCAGCGTCGATCACAAGAAGATCGGCATCATGTATATCATCCTGGCGATCATCATGCTTTTGCGCGGCTTTGCCGATGCGATCATGATGCGTATCCAGCAGGCGATCGCCTTCAACGGCAATGAGGGTTACCTCAACCCGCACCATTACGACCAGATCTTTACCGCGCATGGCGTGATCATGATCTTCTTCGTGGCCATGCCCTTTGTCACCGGCTTCATGAACTATGTCGTGCCGTTGCAGATCGGTGCGCGCGACGTCTCCTTTCCGTTCCTCAACAATTTCTCCTTCTGGATGACCACGGGCGGCGCGATCATCATCATGATGTCGCTCTTCGTCGGTGAATTCTCCCGCACCGGCTGGCTCGCCTATCCGCCGCTGTCCGGCGTGGATTACAGTCCCGGTGTCGGCGTCGATTATTACATCTGGGGCCTGCAGGTGGCTGGCGTGGGAACCACGCTGTCAGGCATCAACCTGATCGCCACCATCGTGAAGATGCGCGCACCCGGCATGACCTTCATGAAGATGCCGATCTTCACCTGGACGTCGCTCTGCACCAACATCCTGATCGTCGCGACCTTCCCGATCCTGACGGCCACGCTCGCGCTGCTGTCGCTCGACCGTTACGTCGGTACGAACTTCTTCACCAATGACCTTGGTGGCAACCCGATGATGTATATCAACCTCATCTGGATCTGGGGCCATCCGGAGGTCTACATCCTCGTGCTTCCGGCCTTCGGCATCTTCTCCGAGGTGGTGGCGACTTTCTGCGGCAAGCGCCTCTTCGGCTACGCCTCGATGGTGTACGCCACCTGCGTGATCATGATCCTGTCCTATCTCGTGTGGCTGCACCACTTCTTCACGATGGGCTCGGGGGCCTCGGTCAACGCCTTCTTCGGTATCACCACAATGATCATTTCGATCCCCACGGGGGCGAAGATGTTCAACTGGCTGTTCACCATGTATCGCGGCCGTATCCGCTACGAGTTGCCGATGCTGTGGACCATCGGTTTCATGATCACCTTCGTCATCGGCGGCATGACGGGCGTCATGCTCGCGATCCCGCCGGCCGACTTCGTGCTGCACAATTCGCTGTTCCTCATCGCCCATTTCCACAACGTCATCATCGGCGGCGTGCTGTTCGGGCTGATGGCCGGCCTCGTCTACTGGTGGCCGAAGGCCTTCGGCTACAAGCTCGATGCGTTCTGGGGCAAGATGAGCTTCTGGTTCTGGCAGATCGGCTTCTTCTTCGCCTTCATGCCGCTCTACGTGCTCGGCCTGATGGGCGTCACCCGCCGCGTCAGCCAGTTCGAGGATCCGTCCCTGCAGATCTGGTTCATCATCGCCGCCTTCGGTGCCGGCCTGATCGCGATCGGCATTGCCTCGTTCGTCATCCAGCTCGTCGTCAGCTTCCTGAAGCGCGACCAGTTGCGCTGCGACAGCGGCGACCCATGGGATGGCCGCACGCTGGAATGGTTGACCTCGTCACCGCCGCCGGACTACAACTTCGCCTTCACGCCGGTCGTGCACGACCATGACGGCTGGTACGACATGAAGAACCGCGGCTACGAGCGCCCGCTGACCGGTTTCAAGCCGATCCATATGCCGAAGAACACCGGCACGGGCGTCATCCTCTCGGGTCTCAGCGTCGTGCTCGCCTTCGCGCTGATCTGGTACATCTGGTGGCTGGCGGCCGTGTCCTTCATCGGCATCATCACGGTGTCGATCGCCCATACGTTCAACTACAACCGCGATTTCTTCATCCCCGCCGAGACCGTGACGGCGACGGAAGATGCGCGCACCAAAATGCTTGCAGAACGGACCTGA
- the cyoC gene encoding cytochrome o ubiquinol oxidase subunit III, with protein MSATQVQTDEKPQFYVTEEHHPENSTMLGFWLYLMSDCLIFAVLFATHGVLGRNYAAGPSPADLFDLNLVAINTAMLLLSSITYGFAMLQMERNAKMETLVWLGITGVFGAAFLGLELYEFYHLILEGAGPTRSAFLSSFFTLVGTHGLHVTFGMIWLITLMVQVKKYGLNPANRRRLMCLSMFWHFLDVIWIGVFSFVYLLGVLG; from the coding sequence ATGAGCGCGACCCAAGTCCAGACCGACGAAAAACCGCAGTTCTACGTGACGGAAGAGCATCACCCGGAAAACAGCACCATGCTGGGGTTCTGGCTCTACCTGATGAGCGACTGCCTGATCTTCGCCGTGCTCTTCGCAACGCACGGCGTGCTCGGCCGCAACTATGCTGCCGGCCCGTCACCGGCCGATCTCTTCGACCTCAACCTCGTCGCCATCAACACGGCGATGCTGCTGCTCTCTTCCATCACCTACGGTTTTGCGATGCTCCAGATGGAGCGCAACGCCAAGATGGAAACGCTGGTCTGGCTCGGCATCACCGGGGTGTTCGGCGCCGCCTTCCTGGGGCTGGAACTCTATGAGTTCTATCACCTGATCCTCGAAGGTGCAGGCCCGACGCGCTCGGCGTTCCTGTCGTCCTTCTTCACGCTGGTCGGCACGCACGGCCTGCACGTAACCTTCGGTATGATCTGGCTGATCACACTGATGGTGCAGGTGAAAAAATACGGGCTCAATCCCGCGAACCGCCGCCGGCTGATGTGCCTGTCGATGTTCTGGCACTTCCTGGACGTCATCTGGATCGGCGTCTTTTCCTTCGTCTACCTGCTGGGGGTCCTCGGATGA
- the cyoD gene encoding cytochrome o ubiquinol oxidase subunit IV produces MSTHHESASDTHHAHSHGHQAGHGSFKGYMTGFVLSIILTAIPFWLVMADMLDSKLLTAVLVMGIAVVQIVVHMVYFLHMNPRSEGGWTMMALIFTLVIVGIALAGSLWVMHHLNTNMMPMTHEMMKNMP; encoded by the coding sequence ATGAGCACGCACCACGAAAGCGCTTCGGACACCCATCACGCCCATAGCCATGGACACCAGGCCGGCCACGGCTCCTTCAAAGGCTACATGACCGGCTTCGTCCTCTCGATCATCCTGACGGCGATCCCGTTCTGGCTGGTCATGGCGGACATGCTGGACAGCAAGCTCCTCACCGCCGTGCTCGTCATGGGCATCGCCGTCGTACAGATCGTCGTGCACATGGTCTACTTCCTGCACATGAACCCGCGCTCGGAAGGCGGCTGGACCATGATGGCGCTGATCTTCACCCTCGTCATCGTCGGCATCGCGCTCGCCGGCTCCCTCTGGGTCATGCATCACCTCAATACCAACATGATGCCGATGACCCACGAGATGATGAAGAACATGCCCTGA